In Nomascus leucogenys isolate Asia chromosome 6, Asia_NLE_v1, whole genome shotgun sequence, one DNA window encodes the following:
- the ZNF710 gene encoding zinc finger protein 710 produces MEGFMDSGTQTDAVVVLSLAQAAVLGLVSENELFGATISAEAFYPDLGPELSGAAMGEPGPPGPDVYQLACNGRALEEPAEEEVLEVEAAFEKHTRRKTRPPVRLVPKVKFEKVEEEEQEVYEVSVPGDDKDAGPAEAPAEAASGGCDTLVQSSAVKMIDLSAFSRKPRTLRHLPRTPRPELDVAPYDPHFPAPARDGFPEPSMALPGPEALPTECGFEPPHLAPLSDPEAPSMESPEPVKPEQGFVWQEASEFEADTAGSTVERHKKAQLDRLDINVQIDDSYLVEAGDRQKRWQCRMCEKSYTSKYNLVTHILGHNGIKPHSCPHCSKLFKQPSHLQTHLLTHQGTRPHKCQVCHKAFTQTSHLKRHMLLHSEVKPYSCHFCGRGFAYPSELKAHEVKHESGRCHVCVECGLDFSTLTQLKRHLASHQGPTLYQCLECDKSFHYRSQLQNHMLKHQNVRPFVCTECGMEFSQIHHLKQHSLTHKGVKEFKCEVCGREFTLQANMKRHMLIHTSVRPYQCHICFKTFVQKQTLKTHMIVHSPVKPFKCKVCGKSFNRMYNLLGHMHLHAGSKPFKCPYCSSKFNLKGNLSRHMKVKHGVMDIGLDSQDPMMELTGTDPSELDGQQEMEDFEENAYSYASVDSSAEASVLTEQAMKEMAYYNVL; encoded by the exons ATGGAGGGCTTCATGGACTCAGGGACACAGACGGACGCTGTGGTGGTGCTGTCCTTGGCTCAGGCCGCCGTGCTTGGCCTGGTCTCCGAAAATGAGCTCTTTGGAGCTACCATAAGCGCCGAGGCCTTCTACCCGGACCTGGGGCCCGAGCTTTCAGGGGCAGCCATGGGAGAGCCCGGGCCACCAGGCCCCGACGTCTACCAGCTGGCCTGCAACGGGAGGGCCTTGGAGGAGCCAGCAGAGGAGGAGGtgctggaggtggaggcagccTTTGAGAAGCACACCCGGCGGAAGACGCGGCCACCTGTGCGGCTGGTGCCTAAGGTCAAGTTtgagaaggtggaggaggaggaacaggaggtCTATGAGGTTTCCGTGCCGGGTGACGACAAGGACGCAGGGCCAGCAGAAGCCCCCGCCGAGGCGGCCAGTGGCGGCTGTGACACCCTGGTGCAGAGCAGCGCCGTCAAGATGATCGACCTCAGCGCCTTCAGCCGCAAGCCCCGGACACTCCGGCATCTGCCCCGAACCCCGAGGCCGGAGCTGGACGTGGCCCCATATGACCCTCACTTCCCGGCCCCGGCCCGGGATGGCTTCCCCGAGCCCAGCATGGCGCTGCCTGGGCCAGAGGCCTTGCCCACAGAGTGTGGGTtcgagccaccccacctggcccccCTGAGTGACCCTGAGGCCCCCAGCATGGAGTCCCCGGAGCCTGTCAAGCCGGAACAGGGCTTCGTGTGGCAGGAGGCCAGCGAGTTCGAGGCTGACACGGCGGGTTCGACCGTGGAACGCCACAAGAAGGCCCAGCTGGATCGGCTGGACATCAACGTGCAGATCGACGACTCCTACCTGGTGGAGGCGGGCGACCGCCAGAAGCGCTGGCAGTGCCGCATGTGCGAGAAGTCCTACACGTCCAAGTACAACCTGGTGACGCACATCCTGGGCCACAACGGCATCAAGCCACACTCGTGCCCACACTGCAGCAAGCTCTTCAAGCAGCCCAGCCACCTGCAGACTCACCTGCTGACGCACCAGGGCACCCGGCCCCACAAGTGCCAGGTATGCCACAAGGCCTTCACGCAGACCAGCCACCTCAAGCGCCACATGCTGCTGCACTCGGAGGTCAAGCCCTACAGCTGCCACTTCTGCGGCCGTGGCTTCGCCTACCCCAGCGAACTCAAGGCCCACGAAGTGAAGCATGAGAGTGGCCGCTGCCATGTCTGCGTCGAGTGCGGCCTGGACTTCTCCACCCTGACCCAGCTCAAGCGCCACCTGGCCTCCCACCAGGGCCCCACCCTCTACCAGTGCCTCGAGTGTGACAAGTCCTTCCACTACCGCAGCCAGTTGCAGAACCACATGCTCAAGCACCAGAACGTGCGACCCTTTGTGTGCACTGAATGTGGCATGGAGTTCAGCCAGATCCACCACCTCAAGCAGCACTCCCTCACCCACAAG GGCGTGAAGGAGTTCAAGTGCGAGGTGTGTGGCCGGGAGTTCACCCTACAGGCGAACATGAAGCGGCACATGCTGATCCACACCAGCGTCCGGCCCTACCAGTGCCACATCTGCTTCAAGACATTTGTGCAGAAGCAGACCCTCAAGACCCACATGATTGTACACTCGCCCGTGAAGCCATTCAAATGCAAG GTGTGCGGGAAGTCCTTCAACCGCATGTACAACCTGCTGGGCCACATGCACCTGCACGCGGGCAGCAAGCCCTTCAAGTGCCCCTACTGCTCCAGCAAGTTTAATCTCAAGGGCAACCTGAGCCGGCACATGAAGGTCAAGCATGGCGTCATGGACATCGGCCTGGACAGCCAAG ACCCCATGATGGAGCTGACAGGCACTGACCCTTCAGAGCTCGACGGCCAGCAGGAGATGGAGGACTTCGAGGAGAACGCCTACAGCTATGCGAGCGTGGACAGCAGCGCCGAGGCCAGTGTCCTCACTGAACAGGCCATGAAAGAGATGGCCTACTACAACGTACTATAG